The following are from one region of the Pseudodesulfovibrio piezophilus C1TLV30 genome:
- a CDS encoding acetate kinase — MNILVINCGSSSLKYQLRNINTQRVMASGVVERIGESMGQITQRSFPDKWPDTKDTEELPILNHEAAMKLMVSKLTNGVIQSPHEIDAIGHRVVQGGESFSHPVLVDENVMNTIKDNIPLAPLHNPANLIGLEQAMILFPETPNVAVFDTEFHQTLPRHAYMYPVPKIFYEQFKVRKYGFHGTSHKYVSKTASVFIGQKIEETSLITVHLGNGCSMAAIKNGKCIETSMGLTPLAGLMMGTRCGDIDPAFHIFLAKNKGLPLSEIDILLNKSSGLLGICRKNDMRDIHEARLHGDDDAQLAFEMFTYRVKATIGAYLAILGSVNAIVFTAGIGENDPDVRSMACDGLENFGINIDPTKNNEKTAEARYINTEQSRIKVLVVPTNEELEIAKATAEVVND, encoded by the coding sequence ATGAACATTCTCGTTATCAATTGCGGCAGTTCTTCATTGAAATACCAGCTTCGAAATATAAACACCCAGAGAGTCATGGCGAGCGGCGTGGTGGAACGGATAGGTGAGTCCATGGGCCAAATCACACAAAGATCTTTTCCAGACAAATGGCCTGATACCAAGGATACGGAAGAATTGCCCATTCTCAATCACGAGGCTGCGATGAAGCTTATGGTTTCAAAACTCACCAATGGAGTTATCCAATCCCCTCATGAAATCGACGCAATAGGACATAGAGTTGTTCAGGGGGGTGAATCTTTCTCTCACCCAGTATTGGTCGATGAAAATGTCATGAATACGATCAAAGATAATATCCCACTCGCCCCCCTTCACAACCCTGCCAACCTCATAGGCCTTGAACAGGCAATGATCCTGTTCCCCGAAACACCAAATGTTGCAGTATTTGATACCGAATTCCATCAAACACTTCCAAGGCATGCCTATATGTATCCTGTGCCGAAGATATTTTATGAACAGTTCAAGGTACGCAAATACGGCTTTCATGGCACTTCACATAAATATGTTAGTAAAACAGCATCAGTCTTTATCGGACAAAAAATTGAAGAGACCAGTCTCATTACTGTGCATCTTGGTAATGGCTGCTCCATGGCTGCCATAAAAAATGGTAAATGCATTGAGACTTCTATGGGCTTGACTCCGTTGGCTGGCCTCATGATGGGGACTCGATGTGGAGATATTGACCCGGCTTTTCATATTTTTCTTGCAAAAAACAAAGGATTACCCCTCTCCGAGATTGATATATTACTCAATAAATCAAGTGGATTATTAGGAATATGTAGAAAGAACGACATGCGTGACATCCATGAAGCCCGGCTTCACGGTGACGACGATGCACAGCTTGCTTTCGAGATGTTTACCTACCGGGTCAAGGCAACCATCGGTGCCTATCTTGCGATCCTCGGATCGGTGAACGCCATTGTTTTCACTGCTGGCATCGGAGAAAATGATCCTGATGTCAGGTCTATGGCATGTGATGGTTTAGAGAATTTCGGTATCAATATTGACCCCACAAAAAATAATGAAAAAACCGCCGAGGCACGGTATATTAATACTGAACAGAGTCGGATCAAAGTTCTCGTGGTCCCCACCAACGAGGAATTAGAAATCGCGAAAGCCACGGCAGAAGTCGTCAATGACTAA